A window of Seriola aureovittata isolate HTS-2021-v1 ecotype China chromosome 17, ASM2101889v1, whole genome shotgun sequence genomic DNA:
CTGAAGACTGAAGAAGGCTCAGTAGTTTCCTAAAACACCtggtcactgtagtttttagtaaATGTTAGTGAAACAGGACACACTGGTTGACGCTTCAAAGTAGTTTGCCTCTTATCTTTCAAAGAGGATGTGCTGAGTCTCTTCATTTGAACACTCAAAGTACAGTGTTCCTCAGAGGTCAGCTGTAGGTCATACATGCTGCCTCTGGGATACATCATTCATAGTTATggtgtttcttttcattgttaTGCAGATAACACTCAGATgtaattgaaaattaaaacatgttacactatagaaaaatacattattattttgttcaatAATTGAATGAAATTTGCCTATGAGCACACATAtcatacaataaaatattaatgaaaagaaaaggttttaagCAGGTGCTCTGACACTTGACTTCCACTGTATATGATAATAACAGTGTGGTACAAGTGATATAACAAAACACAGTCAAAGTTCCAAAAGTTGAGTTGAACATAGGTAAAAGGTAAAAGTTGAATAACTTGATAATATGGTGGTGTGGACACATGTGAACTAAGCAATTCATGATTGTAGTACTCAAAATATTTTCCCAAAGAGGCAGGtctgtgattttatttctttacaccTTGTTTACTGCAACAACCTTTTTACTTGACTACACTGAGAATCTACTGATCGACCCCAGACTGAACAGAACTCAGCTGTCACAACCAAGAGGCAGGACCACATCACTCCCgttttagcttcttttaaaCTGACTCCCAGTATTTTTTTTAGGatagtttttattatgttaCTGATAACTGTTACGGGTCTGCACGACTTTTCTCCAAGGCTGAAAGCTGAAGGGGGCAGAGCGTTTGCAGTCAGGGCCATAAGACTGACTAAGAAGGACCCGCCTGAACGTGAGGCTGGACGAATCAGTGACATCTTTTATATTCCTTCTTAAAACATGCTTTGAACAGAGAGCCAAACCTGACTTAGAGTTGTTACTTTATTTGTATTCAGCTTTATTATTGTGGCCCGAGCACAGAGGAACAGCCTGGAACAGTTTTTGTAGAGATTATAAGGGGTCCGACCCCGAGTGGGCCGGGGGCCACACATGCAAAGCAGCGTAACTCACTAACAGATGGTCTACAGTCTGGGTCTGAACCTGGACGGCGTTCTCTCCGGGCCTGGACCTATAGCCTGTAGATCTTGACAGCATTTCTATTTTACCTGACACAGCTTTGGTCACTGGTTTAGAGACCAGGGGAACTCACAGACCAATTGCACGTGTTGTGAATCATCTTATGTGATGTCACTCAGCTGATCATCGTGActtgagtcagtgagtgagatacacacacatatgagaGAGACATTAATTGGGGAAAGTTGGGGAGTGAGATAtaagagggaaggaaagagaaaacgGGGAGTAAGTGTTTGTTACAAAAATTGTTGGAAATTTAAGCTACTTTTTCTCAAATGAAGCACTTTATCTTAAGATGAATTTTCAAAAAGTTCTCATTTATTTAAGTTGTTACTTATCACAGCCTATTACTGCCCTTATTAtccttgaaatgagaaaaaggaTTTATAAGATTTTGATTATTTGTCGACAGCCCTACTTTTCTTGCAGCAGTCCATCCATTTTTCCAACACACCTAGTTATTCTAACCATTTTATCATCATCTCTGCATGTTTCCTCTTGGTCCACCAGAGGCGCCCTTAGCAGACGTCAAGCTGGCGACCGTAGCAGGAAAGAAAGGCAAgaaggctgaggaggaggagcagcctgCTGCAcctccagcagcaccaccagcagcagcagcagcagcagcagcagcagcagcagcagcaccagcacctccagcaccaccagcagcagcagcagcagcaggagcagcagcagcaacagcaacaccagcagcagcagcagcagcagcaggagcaggagcagcagcagcggaggaggaggaagaggaggagtatGTGGTCGAGAAGGTTTTGGACCGCAGAGTGGTGAAGGGCAAAGTGGAGTTTCTGTTGAAATGGAAGGGCTTCTCAGAGTGAGTACAAGTCTGTAATGTTCACTTTTACTCATTAGGGTTTGATCCCAAACCtgcttgatattttttttttgtttaactgaAACATCCAAGGTTTATGTTCCAGTGAGGATAATACATGGGAGCCAGAGGAGAACCTGGACTGCCCTGACCTCATTGCAGAGTAtatgcagaaacacaaagagaaggaggagaaaaagaaggagaccAAGAGGAAAGCTGCCAGCGAGGCCTCCGGAGACTCTGAAGAGCGAGggagcaagaagaagaaggaggaggtgaacAAATGAGAGGGATTGCTTCAGACTAAAGAATCCCAGCAGCCAGCCAGTCCACAGACCACCACTTACACAACATCTACACACAAGCGCTTTAATGTTGAGTGTAGAAACATGATATCCCGTCAgtctctttctatttctttagTCATTTATTCTCCTGTTCTTCTACTTCCATTCTCCAGAGTGAGAAGGCCAGAGGTTTTGGTAGAGGTCTGCAGCCGGAGAGGATTATTGGAGCGACGGACTCCAGTGGAGAGCTGATGTTCCTCATGAAGTGGTGGGTCCTCACTCTCAATGTATAAAGATCCAGTCAGATTGCTTTGGGATTGAGTTACTCTTGCTCACACAATTTACACCCGTCTGGTCTCTGGAAATGAGAAGTGTCTGTCGGAGCCTGTAATTAGCCAGGCAGtaatgaggggaagctcatGTGCAAAGCTATGCACGACACACCCCCATCTATACATGGCTTACAATTGAGTCAGACGTGGATGTGCACCTGCCAGGTAATACTGAAACAAATCAAATGTAGGTGAAAGGTCATCCCATCTCAAAAATCTCAAAGTGCAAAATCCCTTTTTTTGAAACCCACCGTAGAatacaaactttttaaaaatgtagatgTACAAGGTTTATATCCTGGACAAATTCAattcaagaaactttatttgtcctcAGGGGGAAGTTTATAGACATTCCTCTCAGCCAATGCAAGACAAACTACACgttaaagacaaaaagaaaattgacaATATGCGAGACTAACATTGctgcaaataaataactgtacaCATAAATAACCGACAAACCGACTGTACACATCTTGATTAAAAAATGAGCACGGAGAGATAATCTTAGTGCAATAACAGACTACGTTACAGCTTTTAGAGCTCGTGGAGCAGTGATTCCCTACTGGTCTCACCGCATACAACCACAGTGTGCAGCGCAGTTAGATCGACTGGCCTGATCTCcatctttctccccctctctggaTTGTTTTTACATTGAGCCGCCGAACCAGGAGCCTCCTCCTAAAGGCTTTCGTGTGAAGGTGATGTTGAATGAAAGTCACGAACATATTCGCAGTAGTCTTCagagtatttaaaaaaaaccaaacagccCACATGATCTATTTATAAAATGATTGTTTACCCACCCCGTCGCACACCAGCCAGCCCGTCCCAACACACCTGGTCACTCTAGTCTTCTACAGCGGTTGGCAGACCAGCTCGGAGGTGCATTACCACAACCAACTGTCACCCTCATGTCCCCTGAGAACATCACAATCATGTTACCCTGCGAGGCAGCTGGACTCACAAGATCACTGCCTGctctcaatatatatatataacaccAGGGGAGAGGTAGCGCAGTGGAAGTGGTATTGTCAGGTCTCTACCTGCGGAAACATTTCTACCTTTGAACAGTACATTCCTTATTATTGCCCAACCCTAGTGC
This region includes:
- the cbx1a gene encoding chromobox protein homolog 1a: MFPLGPPEAPLADVKLATVAGKKGKKAEEEEQPAAPPAAPPAAAAAAAAAAAAAPAPPAPPAAAAAAGAAAATATPAAAAAAAGAGAAAAEEEEEEEYVVEKVLDRRVVKGKVEFLLKWKGFSDEDNTWEPEENLDCPDLIAEYMQKHKEKEEKKKETKRKAASEASGDSEERGSKKKKEESEKARGFGRGLQPERIIGATDSSGELMFLMKWKNSDEADLVPAKEANVKCPQVVISFYEERLTWHSYPTEEEEKKDEEKKD